The proteins below are encoded in one region of Ignavibacteriota bacterium:
- a CDS encoding T9SS type A sorting domain-containing protein, which yields MNTVTRLLFATCVVATIVFFSTSFAQKQQPSKDVMSKGMELLKNYKIPAPSNPPEVETPQQSWERRSREQSKFTNKPTVVPEQKIEPAETQYLGGGSNKKLIDQFQQQSSQQTPEKMRAVLEEKIRNGEVKDYRTLSIEEQKKQLQDKIQRGEVKDMRQLSVEEMKWQLDEKIQKGEVKDLRSDEQKNIQGNNVQGTRRDGRTLGEELSIKPKATINEKGWTPIEPFNDISNFQIIHNADMVAAGYGGMRTIGTGTLTLAGVSGTIQKAYLYWSGPTLSLNPNANANVMFAGNPVTGVNIGFSNDNCWGGTNSQAYRADVTSLVTGNGSYSLAGFLQSDADINGVSLIVFFNDGNSANDRDFVIFDGNDSNINNPYDAVGWNVLLSGINYTSGTANVVLHVGDGQSWVDDNLYINGLVLAPGPQVFAGNTVPNGPSAANTNGGLWDIKTFDITSYMSPGINNFLLTTGYATDGDCLGLVAAIVDLPAGSAPQEFGTAKIQGMKFNDTNGDSLKGVDEPGLQGWIIRLHQGDSLVSTVITDPMGNYTFANLLPGTYTVSESLKNGWNQTVPATPGTYTVIVDSGQIVTGKDFGNKMVATNFVSGMKFHDLNANGQKDSGEPGLAGWTINAYGYYYGGQWSAVTDNNGNYTIAIVSQPDYYRVDETGQAGWLQTVGNWGWDWLTANGDTIHVDFGNRLAFPNYFTGMKFNDLDRNGLKDSGEPGLPGWTITVNGYNTGGSWSAVTDSNGMYFITSHSYPDYYFINETNQTGWTQTLGNYSWIYRNAVGDTGVYDFGNRANYPNYFTGMKFNDINHNGVKDQGEPGMAGWTITVSGYYNGGSWSAVTDTNGMYFIATHAYQDYYFVNETNQPGWYKTTPAYDWWYQYATGDTAFNTDFGNWLVPLGSIRGMKFHDLNYNYSKDPGEPGIPGWTIHATKQSDGTIYTTVTDANGMYAFDSLTMVSYYTVSEEQQMDWIQTYPNGNWSFQVAGDTVVDINFGNYLPPQGPLRVNTLPSYSVNTNYGNALAGVPLAVWGNVHGGVVPLQYVLDYGDGTIESGTVTYRRYIGTNHTYATAGYYSMTLTITDNLGAVDVDGSVVRVFAGSTPEIQRNMAIERGLLYDYLHQYADGHFTGSDAQAATGASVLSFEENGHLPNNNINTDIYAEYVKQGLDYLFSTAATSIIYAQTAGNPDSDGDGIGSFLSGSVYANGIALLSVIGAHPSAISAQADIITVGPYNGQSYYEFIVDALDQIAFSQTDVGEYGRGGWRYTANYASNGSSDNSAVQWHSLVIEAAEKLWGRTIQPFVKSELLIWLQYSQDGSGGFGYTDPGNWNNPAKTGSGIGSYAALDYLSTSAPVTNAISFLDAYWNYDNFGNLYAMYAVKKGMSIIDNRSGVSLIGAHNWRDEYNSYLVSTQGADGSWSSTWVNGPDALSTSFGVLILTPGVSQLRPVAVIAPISSKPPNTSFAVDGSGSHHMDPNKTIIEYLWDWDVSNGVDWNNPDAVGPNPTNPGYPNNGTYTISLRVKDNSDPALFDYDTKQVIVQSTNNPPVAVPIPFARGPVYAARVGEPILLDGRDSYDPDYPADSVIAFNWDTNGDGIHGDVTTDTITVVFNNEYNGQVGLRVYDTHNDSSTNNAYITIVSSRKDIFVEQFIVNPGFGSSGDSLDFFAVFKNDDLSNLNVMNVLVRFYDENPRTTGNQIGGDFYVDLPIGTRDSVSTRLKLPTLPSGARSLYVYLDANDNFAEWDEVNNFGSFQFSVGSFASILGQKFEDVNGNGEKDVDEPGIPNWKIFLGGARNDSTITDVNGNYSFGYITPGTYTVSEDDESLWVQTKPANPNYYTINASLDSAYMGNDFGNFHVGTISGMKFLDVNRDSLKGESEPGLEGWTINLIGVNGTVSTVTDANGNYSFTNVGPGEYDIEEVIEPGWFQTFPKSIVYEVSMLSNSNLYGYDFGNYQSMTISGMKFNDLNGNGVKETGEPGLPNWKIVLQGAIAETTSTAIDGTYQFTITSEGTYTVTEIQQAGWVQTTPSYPPFTVVFGQNVTDVDFGNYKQPKITGMKFEDLNGNGIKEQGEPGLSGWTIKGTKGQSTKTTVTGGDGSYTMLFDSTEIGSWTISEILQQNWQQTFPANGTYSVNIQSGVEVNNLDFGNFLPASISGQKFNDMNGDSLTSGDPTLNGWTIQLWKGEVLVGTVVTSGNGNYSFGNLMPGNYNVMEVVQQGWVRTAPQGGVHLVTLTSGMNVTGKDFANFKLVSISGMKFHDYDGDSIKDVNESGLPDWQILLQKDGVPFDTAITDANGNYSFTELFAGEYNICEEVVEGWYQTKPTSECYSETIVSGGNLADRDFGNFEFGTIAGYKFFDHDSAGDFDTQFDDFLDSLRVVLIGTHTQPETVLTDANGQFLFGQVPADNYTIKEVPRALWRQTYPTLGASYSLTMVSGLDTSGFVFGNFYMPDTGKYRTFMRTDYYKAASAKPRGKTQIKKPNAGNIRDSVFLNRGYGWDSPIDSGYLRVGVRRYDSTDCYGWFFFPYDSIREKTQRKRGYHAPSVSKYQFAKPWKKEPKTNYSWWTGEINTSSQFANATNHLGFELLTLKTNVAASDLGHTPVGLGDLVFDRISGPDTIFNNMTIRQIIAQCDTALTMGIKHCPAPAPVDTMIPISRLIIMDSVVTRLNRDFWKALDSRKFTDSISTSPLRFKGAVALYKVPYLKRDVTKVSALTRFIPTVTQSAIPYEYLLEQNYPNPFNPKTVIRYQLSVTSTVTLKIYDMLGREVVSMADNEIMDEGDYEMEFDASDLASGVYFYRLLANGTDDNSATFVDVKKMLLVK from the coding sequence ATGAATACTGTTACTCGTTTACTATTTGCAACCTGTGTTGTTGCAACAATTGTATTTTTTTCCACGTCATTTGCACAGAAGCAACAACCGTCAAAAGACGTAATGTCTAAAGGCATGGAGTTACTGAAGAATTATAAAATTCCGGCGCCATCAAATCCGCCTGAAGTGGAAACTCCACAACAATCGTGGGAAAGGCGTTCTCGTGAGCAGTCGAAGTTCACGAACAAACCTACCGTCGTTCCTGAACAAAAAATTGAGCCAGCCGAAACACAATATCTCGGCGGAGGTTCAAACAAAAAACTGATAGACCAATTTCAGCAACAATCCAGTCAACAAACTCCTGAAAAAATGAGAGCGGTACTCGAAGAGAAAATCCGAAATGGAGAAGTGAAAGATTATCGCACACTTTCAATTGAAGAGCAGAAGAAACAACTTCAAGATAAAATTCAACGTGGGGAAGTGAAGGATATGCGCCAGTTGTCTGTGGAAGAAATGAAGTGGCAACTTGATGAAAAAATTCAGAAGGGTGAAGTGAAAGACTTACGTTCGGATGAGCAGAAAAATATTCAAGGCAACAATGTACAGGGAACTCGACGCGATGGAAGAACTTTGGGTGAAGAATTGAGTATTAAGCCCAAGGCGACAATCAATGAAAAAGGATGGACACCGATAGAGCCATTCAATGATATTTCAAATTTTCAGATTATTCATAATGCTGATATGGTAGCGGCGGGGTATGGAGGAATGCGAACAATAGGAACGGGAACATTGACGCTTGCAGGCGTAAGTGGAACAATTCAGAAGGCGTATCTTTATTGGAGCGGTCCGACATTATCACTGAACCCCAATGCCAATGCCAATGTGATGTTCGCAGGGAATCCAGTGACCGGTGTGAACATTGGCTTTTCCAACGATAATTGCTGGGGCGGTACGAACAGTCAAGCGTACAGAGCGGATGTTACTTCACTGGTGACGGGAAACGGAAGTTATAGCCTTGCAGGATTTTTACAATCGGATGCAGATATTAATGGAGTATCACTGATAGTATTTTTTAATGACGGTAACTCAGCCAACGACCGCGATTTTGTCATCTTCGATGGGAACGATTCAAACATTAATAATCCGTATGATGCAGTAGGTTGGAACGTACTTCTTTCGGGAATCAACTATACTTCAGGAACAGCAAACGTTGTTCTACACGTCGGAGATGGACAAAGTTGGGTAGATGATAATCTCTATATTAATGGTCTCGTGCTGGCTCCCGGACCACAAGTCTTTGCAGGAAACACCGTCCCGAACGGTCCTTCTGCAGCGAATACGAATGGAGGATTATGGGATATTAAGACATTTGATATTACGTCGTATATGTCACCGGGAATAAATAATTTTTTGTTGACAACCGGTTATGCAACTGATGGTGACTGCTTAGGACTCGTTGCTGCAATTGTTGATTTACCGGCTGGTTCAGCGCCACAAGAATTCGGCACGGCGAAAATTCAAGGAATGAAATTTAATGATACCAATGGCGATAGTTTGAAGGGTGTTGATGAACCGGGACTTCAAGGATGGATTATTCGGTTACACCAAGGGGATTCACTTGTCAGTACTGTAATAACCGATCCGATGGGTAATTACACTTTTGCGAACTTACTCCCTGGTACCTACACGGTAAGTGAATCGTTGAAAAATGGATGGAACCAGACTGTGCCTGCTACTCCGGGAACTTATACCGTCATTGTGGATAGTGGACAGATAGTTACTGGTAAAGATTTTGGAAATAAAATGGTTGCCACAAATTTTGTTTCCGGAATGAAGTTTCATGACCTCAACGCAAATGGTCAAAAAGACTCAGGAGAACCCGGCTTAGCAGGTTGGACGATAAATGCGTATGGATATTATTATGGTGGTCAATGGTCGGCAGTCACTGATAATAATGGTAATTACACAATTGCAATTGTTTCTCAGCCGGATTATTACAGAGTTGATGAAACAGGGCAAGCAGGGTGGCTCCAGACAGTTGGTAATTGGGGATGGGATTGGCTGACTGCTAACGGTGATACGATTCATGTTGATTTTGGAAATCGTCTCGCGTTTCCGAATTATTTTACGGGAATGAAATTCAATGACCTTGACAGGAATGGTCTCAAGGATAGTGGTGAACCGGGTTTGCCCGGGTGGACTATTACTGTAAACGGATATAATACTGGTGGTTCATGGTCGGCGGTAACGGATTCGAACGGAATGTATTTTATCACTTCGCATTCTTATCCTGATTATTATTTTATCAATGAGACAAACCAGACGGGTTGGACTCAGACGTTGGGTAATTATAGTTGGATATATCGTAATGCTGTTGGTGATACGGGAGTTTATGATTTCGGCAATCGTGCTAACTATCCGAATTATTTTACAGGCATGAAATTCAATGACATAAATCATAATGGTGTGAAAGACCAGGGAGAACCGGGAATGGCGGGATGGACTATTACGGTTAGCGGATATTATAATGGCGGTTCGTGGTCTGCTGTTACCGATACGAATGGAATGTATTTCATAGCGACTCATGCCTATCAGGATTATTATTTTGTCAATGAAACGAATCAACCGGGATGGTACAAGACGACACCCGCATACGACTGGTGGTATCAATATGCAACCGGAGACACTGCCTTTAATACTGATTTCGGTAATTGGCTTGTTCCTCTTGGCTCAATCCGCGGAATGAAGTTTCATGATTTAAATTATAATTATTCCAAAGACCCGGGTGAGCCGGGAATTCCGGGATGGACTATTCATGCAACGAAACAATCGGATGGTACTATTTACACAACCGTTACCGATGCAAATGGGATGTATGCCTTTGATAGTCTTACTATGGTCAGTTACTATACTGTTTCGGAAGAGCAGCAAATGGATTGGATACAAACATACCCGAATGGAAATTGGTCCTTCCAGGTTGCCGGCGATACGGTAGTAGATATTAATTTTGGTAATTACTTACCACCGCAAGGACCGCTTCGTGTAAATACGCTTCCAAGTTATAGTGTGAATACCAATTACGGTAACGCGTTAGCTGGTGTTCCTCTGGCAGTGTGGGGAAATGTCCATGGTGGAGTCGTGCCGTTACAATATGTTTTGGATTATGGTGATGGTACAATAGAATCCGGTACCGTAACGTATCGCCGGTATATCGGTACAAACCATACGTATGCTACTGCGGGGTATTATTCAATGACATTAACAATTACCGATAATCTCGGCGCTGTTGATGTAGATGGTTCGGTCGTCCGAGTGTTTGCCGGTTCCACTCCGGAGATACAAAGGAACATGGCAATTGAAAGGGGATTGTTATACGATTATCTGCATCAATATGCTGATGGGCATTTTACCGGTTCAGATGCACAAGCTGCAACCGGTGCATCGGTTCTGTCATTTGAAGAGAATGGGCATCTCCCGAATAACAATATCAATACGGACATCTATGCTGAATACGTTAAGCAAGGACTTGACTATTTGTTCAGCACGGCTGCAACATCAATTATTTATGCTCAAACAGCAGGTAACCCTGATAGCGATGGAGATGGAATTGGCTCCTTCTTGAGTGGTTCGGTGTACGCTAATGGAATAGCGCTCCTCTCTGTCATCGGGGCACATCCCTCTGCGATTAGCGCTCAGGCAGATATTATTACAGTCGGACCGTATAACGGGCAATCATATTATGAATTCATTGTGGATGCGCTTGACCAAATAGCATTCAGTCAGACTGATGTCGGGGAATATGGACGTGGCGGTTGGAGATACACGGCAAATTATGCATCGAATGGAAGCAGTGATAACTCTGCTGTTCAATGGCATTCGTTGGTGATTGAGGCGGCAGAAAAATTATGGGGGAGAACTATTCAACCCTTTGTAAAGAGTGAACTGTTAATCTGGTTACAGTATTCTCAGGATGGAAGTGGTGGTTTTGGATATACTGACCCGGGTAACTGGAACAATCCGGCAAAGACCGGTTCAGGTATCGGTTCGTATGCCGCCCTTGACTATCTCTCAACTTCAGCCCCCGTTACAAATGCAATTTCATTTCTCGATGCCTACTGGAATTATGATAACTTCGGCAATCTCTATGCGATGTATGCCGTCAAGAAAGGAATGAGTATCATTGATAACCGTTCCGGCGTTTCACTGATAGGTGCGCATAACTGGAGAGATGAGTATAATAGTTATCTCGTTAGTACTCAGGGTGCAGATGGTTCATGGTCGAGCACTTGGGTAAATGGTCCCGATGCTTTATCAACTTCATTTGGTGTTCTCATTCTTACACCTGGTGTTTCCCAACTTCGCCCGGTTGCTGTCATTGCACCCATAAGTTCAAAACCGCCGAACACCTCGTTTGCGGTTGATGGTTCAGGTTCACATCATATGGATCCGAATAAAACCATCATTGAATATTTATGGGATTGGGATGTGTCTAATGGTGTTGATTGGAACAATCCGGATGCTGTCGGTCCCAATCCGACCAATCCCGGCTACCCAAATAATGGAACATATACCATCTCACTTCGTGTGAAAGATAACAGCGACCCCGCGTTGTTTGATTATGACACAAAACAAGTAATTGTTCAAAGTACAAACAACCCGCCGGTTGCTGTGCCGATACCGTTTGCTCGTGGTCCGGTCTATGCGGCGAGAGTCGGTGAACCGATTCTCCTCGATGGACGAGATTCCTACGACCCGGATTACCCGGCTGATTCAGTCATTGCATTCAACTGGGATACGAATGGCGATGGAATCCACGGCGATGTTACGACCGATACAATTACCGTTGTGTTCAATAATGAATACAACGGTCAGGTTGGATTGCGAGTGTACGATACACATAATGATTCCAGCACAAACAATGCGTACATCACGATTGTATCATCAAGGAAAGATATTTTTGTTGAACAGTTTATCGTGAATCCCGGATTCGGTTCATCGGGTGATAGTCTTGATTTCTTTGCTGTGTTCAAGAACGATGACCTGTCGAACTTGAATGTAATGAATGTTCTCGTACGATTCTATGATGAAAATCCGAGAACGACCGGCAACCAGATTGGCGGCGACTTCTACGTTGATTTACCAATCGGTACACGTGATTCTGTTTCGACTCGTTTGAAACTTCCAACACTCCCTTCGGGCGCGAGAAGTTTATACGTCTATCTCGACGCGAATGATAATTTCGCAGAATGGGATGAAGTAAATAACTTTGGCTCCTTCCAATTTTCTGTTGGTTCGTTTGCTTCAATTCTCGGACAAAAATTCGAGGATGTGAATGGAAACGGAGAGAAAGATGTTGACGAACCGGGAATTCCCAACTGGAAGATATTCTTAGGCGGGGCGAGGAATGATTCAACAATCACCGATGTAAACGGAAATTATTCCTTTGGGTATATCACTCCGGGGACATACACAGTCAGTGAAGATGATGAATCGCTCTGGGTGCAGACAAAGCCAGCCAATCCCAATTACTATACCATCAATGCAAGTTTAGATAGCGCTTATATGGGGAATGATTTCGGAAACTTCCACGTCGGAACTATTTCCGGTATGAAGTTCCTCGATGTGAACCGTGATAGTTTGAAAGGTGAATCAGAACCCGGCTTGGAAGGATGGACAATCAATCTTATTGGTGTGAATGGAACTGTTTCAACCGTTACCGATGCGAATGGAAATTATTCGTTCACGAACGTTGGGCCGGGCGAGTACGACATCGAAGAAGTGATTGAACCGGGCTGGTTCCAGACATTCCCCAAGAGCATTGTCTATGAAGTTTCGATGCTCAGTAACAGTAATTTGTATGGTTATGACTTCGGAAATTATCAGAGCATGACCATTAGCGGAATGAAGTTCAATGATTTGAACGGTAACGGTGTCAAGGAAACAGGCGAACCGGGATTACCAAACTGGAAGATTGTGCTTCAAGGCGCAATTGCAGAAACAACTTCGACGGCAATTGATGGAACATATCAATTCACCATCACCTCAGAAGGAACATACACAGTTACTGAAATCCAACAAGCAGGATGGGTGCAAACAACGCCGTCGTATCCTCCGTTTACCGTAGTGTTCGGACAAAACGTTACCGATGTTGATTTCGGAAACTATAAACAGCCGAAGATTACCGGAATGAAGTTCGAAGATTTGAACGGCAACGGAATAAAAGAGCAAGGTGAACCGGGCTTGAGCGGCTGGACAATCAAAGGAACAAAAGGTCAATCAACAAAAACGACAGTGACAGGAGGAGATGGTTCCTACACCATGCTGTTTGATTCAACGGAAATCGGGTCGTGGACTATCAGTGAAATCCTGCAACAGAACTGGCAACAAACTTTCCCGGCGAACGGAACATATTCAGTGAACATCCAATCGGGTGTTGAAGTGAATAATCTCGATTTCGGGAATTTTTTGCCTGCTTCAATTTCCGGTCAGAAATTTAACGATATGAACGGTGACAGTTTGACCTCAGGCGACCCGACGTTGAACGGATGGACAATTCAATTATGGAAGGGTGAAGTGTTAGTTGGAACTGTGGTTACTTCCGGTAATGGAAATTATTCATTCGGGAATTTGATGCCGGGAAATTACAATGTCATGGAAGTGGTTCAACAAGGATGGGTACGAACTGCGCCGCAAGGCGGAGTCCACCTCGTTACACTTACTTCCGGAATGAATGTCACCGGAAAAGATTTTGCCAACTTCAAACTTGTTTCCATCAGCGGGATGAAGTTCCACGATTATGACGGTGATTCAATCAAAGATGTGAACGAAAGCGGATTACCCGATTGGCAAATTCTTCTTCAGAAGGATGGAGTTCCGTTTGATACGGCAATCACCGACGCGAATGGAAATTATTCGTTCACAGAATTGTTTGCAGGTGAGTACAATATCTGTGAAGAAGTTGTTGAAGGATGGTATCAGACAAAACCTACATCCGAATGTTATTCGGAGACGATTGTCAGTGGCGGTAATCTTGCAGACAGAGATTTCGGCAACTTTGAGTTCGGTACGATTGCCGGTTACAAATTCTTCGACCATGACAGCGCCGGAGATTTTGATACTCAGTTCGATGACTTCTTGGACAGTTTGAGAGTTGTACTTATCGGTACTCATACTCAGCCGGAAACTGTGTTAACGGATGCGAACGGACAATTTCTGTTCGGGCAAGTCCCGGCTGATAATTATACAATAAAAGAAGTTCCGCGGGCATTGTGGAGACAAACGTACCCGACACTTGGCGCCTCCTATTCATTAACGATGGTGAGCGGGTTGGATACAAGCGGATTCGTGTTTGGAAATTTCTACATGCCTGATACAGGGAAGTACAGAACGTTTATGCGAACAGATTATTACAAAGCCGCTTCTGCGAAACCGAGAGGCAAAACACAAATTAAGAAGCCGAACGCAGGAAATATTCGCGACAGCGTTTTTCTCAATCGCGGCTACGGTTGGGATTCTCCGATTGACAGCGGGTATCTCCGTGTCGGTGTCCGGCGGTATGATAGCACCGATTGTTACGGCTGGTTCTTTTTCCCGTACGATAGCATCCGGGAAAAGACTCAACGGAAACGCGGCTATCACGCTCCGTCAGTCTCGAAATATCAATTTGCCAAACCATGGAAGAAAGAACCGAAGACTAACTACTCATGGTGGACAGGTGAAATCAATACGTCATCGCAGTTTGCGAATGCAACGAATCATCTTGGCTTTGAGTTGCTCACACTGAAAACAAACGTGGCCGCGAGCGACTTAGGACATACGCCTGTCGGTTTGGGTGATTTGGTGTTCGACAGAATTTCCGGTCCCGATACAATCTTTAACAACATGACCATCAGGCAAATAATCGCGCAGTGCGATACGGCATTGACGATGGGAATAAAACATTGTCCCGCTCCGGCTCCGGTTGATACCATGATTCCGATTTCGCGATTGATTATCATGGATAGTGTTGTCACCAGATTGAATCGCGATTTCTGGAAAGCGCTTGATTCGAGAAAGTTTACCGACTCGATTTCAACAAGTCCGTTGCGGTTCAAAGGAGCAGTTGCATTGTACAAAGTACCATACCTGAAACGAGATGTTACGAAGGTAAGTGCGCTGACTAGATTTATTCCGACGGTTACGCAATCTGCTATTCCGTATGAGTATTTGTTGGAACAGAATTACCCGAATCCGTTTAATCCCAAAACTGTGATTCGTTATCAATTATCCGTTACAAGTACTGTAACATTGAAAATATATGATATGCTCGGAAGGGAAGTTGTCTCAATGGCAGATAATGAAATAATGGATGAAGGTGATTACGAAATGGAATTCGATGCGTCCGATTTAGCATCCGGTGTTTACTTCTATCGCTTGTTAGCGAACGGTACGGATGATAACTCAGCAACATTCGTTGATGTAAAGAAGATGTTGCTTGTCAAATAG
- a CDS encoding T9SS type A sorting domain-containing protein, whose product MKSCKQFLFLLILAGIMIEPLSAQYVRQWVARYTGPTKKTNEVASMMTADDSGFVYVTGWTKRKSTNVDYVTLKYSPDGELIWQAFYGATGKGDDKALAVAVDTSHNVYVTGTSATTSSGLNIVTVKYDSNGVILWTKSYSGSGNGEDVPVAIAVNDSQHVYVSGYSVGSGTSYDYVTIKYDSLGNEVWAKRYNGPANGDDRAYAMALRGTTDVYVTGASTDTMYDYFTIKYNAATGDSLWAVRYNGSGNGDDIARAIVLRTSTDVVITGSSKDSVNGFDYVTIRYSSAGAEVWNARYNGNANSDDHAYAIDIHSNSRIYVTGRSLQVGSFNDATTVKYNFSNGSEDWVQSFNGAANDDDKGLAMLGGGTPYIAAASSGFGVGYDYALISYNGSNGDENWNTTYNGTGNLDDVPADILSSGGAIYVTGKSSPDSKTTDIVTIKYVDQNKLKYRTVIQDSLAGKANNVTKVAANYGNFRDTAFARAFPKIKKGFPGAPGGMVLGNARPDSALAYGWVRMTSGKAITKFIPQTGTPRGFDLYGGVTFVGEKKDAKLDKYNNKLVGNLIALRLNIGASDAEVTPPTFGDLTYEGFDTVGGLVLTGMSLRQIASLTDNFLTYWQKYPTLEWSRLDSVLDRINSAFTGELKVVSAQPLVFTGVKLIDSVAFLSPGIAPIAEPLKFIPGSLDETPNTFALSQNYPNPFNPTTDFGFRISDFGLVNLKVYDMIGREVAIVVDNQAMEEGEYEFSFDGSSLASGVYFYRLTATSLEDGTTFSETKRMLMMK is encoded by the coding sequence ATGAAATCTTGTAAACAATTTCTTTTTCTTTTGATATTGGCGGGCATCATGATTGAACCCCTGAGCGCTCAATATGTGCGGCAATGGGTCGCCCGCTACACCGGTCCGACGAAAAAGACAAACGAAGTCGCCTCGATGATGACAGCCGATGATTCGGGCTTTGTCTATGTTACGGGGTGGACAAAACGTAAATCCACAAACGTAGATTATGTAACACTGAAATATTCTCCCGATGGAGAACTCATCTGGCAGGCATTTTACGGAGCGACAGGGAAAGGTGACGATAAAGCGCTCGCCGTCGCGGTTGATACTTCACATAATGTCTATGTGACGGGAACATCGGCAACAACAAGCAGTGGTTTGAATATCGTGACGGTAAAATATGATAGCAACGGGGTTATTCTCTGGACGAAATCGTATAGCGGCTCCGGCAACGGAGAAGATGTACCGGTTGCTATCGCCGTGAATGATTCTCAGCATGTTTATGTTTCCGGCTACAGTGTGGGTTCGGGGACGAGTTATGATTATGTAACAATCAAATACGATTCACTCGGAAATGAGGTATGGGCAAAACGATACAACGGTCCGGCGAATGGCGATGACCGTGCATACGCGATGGCGTTACGAGGAACTACCGATGTCTATGTTACTGGTGCAAGCACCGATACGATGTATGATTATTTCACCATCAAATACAACGCGGCGACAGGTGATTCATTATGGGCGGTTCGATACAACGGCTCAGGCAACGGAGATGATATCGCGCGAGCGATTGTGTTACGAACCTCGACCGATGTAGTCATCACCGGAAGCAGTAAAGATTCTGTCAACGGTTTTGATTATGTCACCATCAGATATAGTTCTGCCGGAGCGGAAGTTTGGAACGCGCGATATAACGGCAACGCAAACAGCGATGACCATGCGTACGCAATTGATATTCACAGCAATAGCAGGATATATGTCACCGGGAGAAGTTTACAGGTGGGAAGTTTCAACGATGCGACAACAGTGAAATATAATTTCAGCAATGGCTCGGAAGATTGGGTGCAATCATTTAACGGCGCCGCGAACGATGATGATAAGGGATTGGCAATGCTCGGTGGCGGTACGCCGTACATTGCAGCGGCAAGCAGTGGTTTCGGTGTCGGGTATGACTACGCGTTGATTTCCTACAACGGAAGCAACGGCGATGAAAATTGGAATACAACGTACAATGGGACAGGAAACCTCGACGATGTTCCGGCAGATATACTTTCATCCGGCGGAGCGATTTACGTTACCGGGAAAAGCAGTCCTGACAGCAAAACAACCGATATTGTTACGATTAAATATGTTGACCAAAATAAACTGAAGTACCGGACAGTAATTCAGGATAGTTTGGCAGGAAAGGCGAACAATGTAACGAAGGTGGCGGCAAATTATGGGAACTTCCGCGATACGGCATTTGCACGGGCATTTCCGAAAATCAAAAAAGGATTTCCGGGCGCGCCGGGAGGAATGGTTCTTGGCAATGCACGACCTGACAGCGCGCTTGCATACGGATGGGTTCGCATGACAAGCGGGAAAGCGATTACGAAATTTATTCCTCAAACCGGTACGCCGCGCGGGTTTGATTTGTATGGCGGAGTTACGTTTGTCGGTGAGAAAAAAGACGCGAAACTCGATAAGTACAACAACAAACTTGTCGGCAACCTGATTGCATTACGTCTCAACATCGGGGCGAGCGATGCGGAAGTTACGCCACCGACCTTTGGTGATTTAACCTACGAGGGATTTGATACTGTCGGCGGATTAGTATTAACGGGAATGTCGTTGCGACAGATTGCTTCACTGACGGATAACTTCCTCACATACTGGCAAAAATATCCGACTCTCGAATGGAGCCGGCTTGATTCAGTTCTTGATAGAATCAACTCTGCATTTACCGGAGAGTTGAAGGTCGTCAGTGCGCAGCCATTAGTGTTTACGGGTGTAAAGTTGATTGACAGTGTTGCGTTCTTATCACCCGGAATTGCGCCAATCGCTGAACCGTTGAAATTCATTCCCGGCTCGCTCGATGAAACGCCGAACACGTTTGCGTTGAGTCAGAACTATCCGAACCCGTTCAACCCGACAACGGATTTCGGATTTCGGATTTCGGATTTCGGATTAGTGAATTTGAAGGTGTATGATATGATTGGAAGAGAAGTAGCAATCGTTGTTGATAATCAGGCAATGGAAGAAGGAGAATATGAGTTTTCCTTCGATGGTTCTTCGCTTGCAAGCGGTGTCTATTTCTATCGGCTGACCGCGACTTCTCTTGAGGACGGAACAACGTTTTCCGAAACAAAGCGGATGTTGATGATGAAATGA